The Pelmatolapia mariae isolate MD_Pm_ZW linkage group LG2, Pm_UMD_F_2, whole genome shotgun sequence sequence CTGCAGCTTTGAACTGTCCTATGAATTTTTTTAGAGAGTTAATATTTTGGCTATGGTATCTTGTTATGAAAAGtacaagagtaaaagtgcttttagCATGTGCTTCAAAGCTACTTTTGACTGGGAACCTCAAAGCTCAATAGCCTGCATCGATGGgtattcactgcagcctatttaatatttgatGTGTCATAATTTATGCCAGtctatcttgcaaatacatATGTATGctgcaatgtcatgcacaaatacaaactattagatccttaagatcaaacctgCGTCATTTTTTTGGTCCATTGGAGTGTGTTAAGCCATCAAATGCCTCTATTCGAAAATaagaatattacatgaaattggTTGTTTGGCCAAAAATGGGTAAATAATGTAATCtggtaaaaaaacaataaaaactctattttcatgtgttgagtTTAGAATAAAAGCAATTTTACCTCAATTGTATGATTTAGTACTGTCAATAACAAGGAATTTAAAAATGTCATAATATTGGATTTCAATTGGTCAAAAGTTGCCATGATAGAGGCAAGAGGAACAATGTTTGGTGTATATATTTGTGATGTATTTAAGAAGCTGAAAATTATTAAACCTGAAAAAAATCTAGACCCTTGGGAAGTTTCATTCCATTTGCATTAACACAAGAAAAATGgtcaaaaaaaaacataaaaaaagccACAATTGGCCAGTACAGAGCCCAGGGGGTTAatgcataaaatatataaaaatattattgattACAGGGTGATACATTACTGTTAATAGCAACTGTaagctttttattttgaaattacaaGTATAAACAATGCTGTTACATTTACACTGTAATGTTTTACTATAAGTATTGACATGGAAACAAGTGAACACCATTTTGAAATAAGTTTATTTGGAATTCTgtacccaaaacaaaaaaccctcaacaaaaaaccaaacagccaGTGCCTTCATCTCTCCATTAAACGTCAAACATCGCATTGACCCATAGTCCCTGCTCGTCAGCACGTGCTTTTACAAAGAGCTCCATGTCCtctgcaaactgaaaaacaaagacgaAGACATCCCTCTACAAAAACACACTGCAGATGACAGGACAGGTAAACATCTATTGATCTGTTTGAATGCCTCCTCATCATGTGAGCCttgaatttttcttttaagaAGACTAAGACCACAGTGAgggcatttcattttcatggaCTTTCCATAAGCTGCGGTTTCATTTAGCACAGAGAGTAGAGCATATGAGTGTTCTACCGAAGATTCAGAAAATGGTTTAGATACTGGAGACAAGACATTAAGAGGGAGACGGGGCTCGACGGAGAGTGCAGCGAGAGGGAGGCGGGGCTCTTCGGAGAGTTCAGTGGGGAGCAGTCCTGAATGCTGACATGACAATAAATGCCTTGCCATATCCCCACGCCATATGATTGCCATGTTACAGACAGCGCAGTGAAAGTGTCCTGTCGTCCTACATGGCAGCCTGCACCAGCATATCATTTTGTCTGtaattgaggaaaaaaaacccacattgaATTTAAATGTAGTTGTGTAGAATGCAATCAGTTTATCTAACAATCAGATTGTAGATGTTAACAAAAACATCCAAGCCATCCTCAATATTGAAAGCAAAATCCTATGGATCACAAGAGCTGtcaagaaatgtaaaaaaagaaaaaagaaaaataaataagaaaaaaaaatttatttaattaaaaaaaaacactttttttcttgctgATGAATGCACTGAACTGTACAATGTGAACAGCAACTTTTAAGTCAACAAAGAGACTGCAAAAGTGCTGAAAAGAAGTGCATATTTATAACTTTAGCTATGAGGTATATTTAATACCAACATACCTTTGAAAGGCAAAGCATTTGTAATGTGTCCATTTATATGCTTCTCACTTTTTTCCCTGACAGTAGGGCTGAAAGTGGGCACAGAGGGCAGTGAAAAAGTCTTCTGCAACATGTTGTGCATTCCTGCAATTCTGGCTTTGAGGCAGAATTCCAAATTGATATGTGCAtctaaaacagagagaaaaaaagataaacacCATATAGACAATTTAAGTTCaggttttagcagaaataccaCATTACACTTAGCATGTAACAGATTTGGGAAgaaaactctttaaaaaaaacaatttacaaGACAATTTTATTTGTGACATACGTATCTattgacatataacagacaatgtAACAGATGCTAACTAAAATCTGGGCAATAAAAAAGCAGTAGAGAATGGAATAGAGAATAAaagtatttataaatatataaacctCTTTGTGATGAACTTTACAATGTTGATGCAGGTGGGATTAGAGGCATGAATAAAGTGCAATATGCTTTAAATGGAACAATGTGCATTGATGTTACAGATAGTGAAAAGTAGTGAATTTGTTCGATAACAAGCATGTAACGACCCTGATTTGAAAATATAGTGAGTACAAAGTACAGATACTGATGCTAAAATGTAAGAAGTAGAAGTATAAAGTAGGCACAAAAATGTACAGCAGTAAAGTAGAGATACcagaaaattctacttaagtacagtaatgaagtatttgtacttctttACTTTCTGTCTCTGATGCCAACAATAAATCATATTCTAAtgcaaaatatgtattttatatcATGTCGCCCACAGAAGACCTTAATCCAGCTCTCCTACTTAAACCAGGGCCAGGAACAAACAtatctgtgtgtttctctgccATGGAgcacgattaaaaaaaaacaaaatttaaaaatgaccGTTTCTGTAATGCAAACACAGTGCCAACATGATCAGTGTAAGCAAACTAGATGATTCCTAGAATTATGAAATTAGTAACGGCAAATTTATGACAGACTCTGTCCCAACCTTTATGATCCACTTGCAAGGTTTCCACTGTATCCATGCAGGGCATGTGTTTCTGCCTACTGTGGAGATCACATGTTTCCAGCTTCTGTGGAGGTCATGTGTATCCAGTTACTGTGGATGTCACCATATGGTGCTCCATATTGGCTGCAGCCAGACCCTTCTCCACCtcagatgttcccagagaggcaGAAGTGGAGACTTGACCTGACACATAGACATAGACAAactggcacacacagacacaagcttATATTCCCCCCTCAtgcatacaaatacaaatagtaAACAGTAGGTGTCAACCCGGCCCCTCctgagaaccctcaatgtctacatgcatttaaaattgagaggtgggcagaagaggcccatccggaccgagGCCCGCAGCAGCACCACCACCAAGCCCCACAGAGCCCCTGGCAGCCCACCCAACCCCATCACAGAGGAAACTACACCCACCTCATCATCCACATCATCCACATCCACTACATAAGACAAAAGACAcgcaggttgagttcattctccacctctcctgtatctctcccccacctggAAGTGCCAAAAAGGTTTCACTGTGGGAGGTCACATGAGTAAATCAGCAGGGCAAGGCCAAGTAACTCAATAGGTCAGTAATTGTAGTGATATGTGAATAATAATGACAAATTACCTTCAGTTTTATGATGACCATAGTTGCCGTCACTTGGACGGCAACTCTGGAATTCCACAATTCTGAGGTTCCCGAATAACAAAGCctatttgaattattttatttaaccacTGCATAGAGCCCAAGCCAAGCCTCggatatttaaatgaaatatgTGAATTAATCAGCAACCAACGAAGAAAAGCAATAAACCTGACAAGTGCAATGAGAAAACTTTGTGAGCTCCATCCACCTTCTTGCAACTCAGTCTATGCCTGTGTTCGTGGTATATTCTAATAAGAGCAACCAGAAAGTATTCACAGTGCTTCACTTGTTTCACATTTTGTCATTTAACAGCCTTATTccaaaagtaataaaataaacagcatgacaaaattttaaaaagtgaaatttgtgcaaatttatttaaataataaaacaaaaatgtaacatgtgCTAAGGAGTAGTATGTAGTAAGTAAGGAGTAGTAGCAGGGAATTTAAACGTGGTGTtcaaaataagaagaaaaaggaaTTCCAGCACTGTATAGTTTGTCCAAAGACAGTCACTGGTACAAAAGCAcaataaagataaataaatataaacatgttAACATACGATAGCAGCAGAATAAATCGGACTACTCACTTTGTGGGGTATAAAATATACAGTGTTGTTTTATGTGAACAGACAGGTGGACTTTTGTATACTTTAGAATCAGAATCAGGAAAAGGGTTTATTGCCTAATGTTGAGCAGCTTTACAACATGAGGAAATTGCTGCGGCTTTTTAATATATTCAAAGGAGATATAGCAAATTTTTATAACAGAGAATATAACATAGAACAAATAATACACTACCAATATAATACATTTGTTATATATGATCAAATTAGAATTATCATCTTGTATGCTACAAGAATATCCTACAACATACCAAATATGTAATGTCCTGTTGTCAGTCTCATGAGTACTGCAAAAATGAGTTGGCCAAAGCGTGTGTTATGCAAAAAACCCAGAGCTATGTTTTCATGTATAATAAAACATGTTGAATTTAGTATAAGGAGGAATAACTTCACAGTGCCTGTTACAAATTCAGTAAACCAGCCGTTGGGTTAAACTTTGGTGTCTACAAGGGTTTCTTTGATATTCTGGATCAAAAAATCCTGGATGTTCTAAAGttaagaaaacaaagcaaagcaagaAAAACCTTCAGTCTCTGGATAAAATAAGAACTGCAATCACAATCACACAGAGAGCCAACAGCATCCCAAGCACAATGACAACTGGGTCCCACTTTTGTCCTgaaatcagaaaaaaagcatcaaattaattaaatatcatATATGACATTTCGTTAGCTTCATAGCATAAGTGCCTAAGTCATTTTCTGGTCAAATTGAGATTTTTGCCTAACTTTACTCCCCTACCACTGCTGCATCATCCTGTCCGTCTGCCTATGTCATTGGCCAATCACAACACTCATAAGAGTCAAAAAACATACTTGCCTAAGTCATTCATTTGACTTAGGCAGTTTTACCATTGGACTTAGGCAGTTTTGCTACAATCAATTTGACTTAGGCAGTTTTGATGTATGCAAAATGGCTGATAAGAAGAAGAGGTTGACCACAAGTGAAGCCCTTGCTCTTCTTTTTGATTCATTTACATCTggtaaaagttcatatttttttagttttttggtcactaaatgtattttcattcaATCAAAGAGGTTATGACCATGTTAAAAGATTACTTTTTTGTTGCAAACAAAGTATGATGGCTAGCTAACATTAGCGTTAGTAGTGTAGCATTAGCATAGTAATGTAGTACAAGCTAGCAGCTAGCTAACAGCAGCATGCTACCAGAGTAAATCTTTGGCAATTTCAAAGGCAATTTGAGCATTTTCAGCAAGTTTGCAAATTATATTATGTTTCaaacatttgctttttattAGGAGGGGAGTCTAAGGACGGGGGACGCCCTGGGTTCATTGTTAATTGTTAAATTGGACTTTATATTGACTGTGTTCAAATGACTGATACTGGTTGAACTCTATTGCCAGTAATATTCATGTAGCcctttgaggcgactgttgttgtgattttgggctatacaaaaataaattgatttgatttgatattaaTAGtacaaattgatttttttttttttttacatagcagACATTTTGACTACACAAGTAGATTTAGATGTCATCTTGATTTACCATTTTAAGATACTCcaacagcattttattttctgttgtatcATCAGGAAAGGAAGTTGATGTGAACTTAGAGGAGTTGGTGGATATAGATGAGGGAGAAGGAGGAAATTATGTTGATATGGGGCAACAGACTGATAAGCAGCCagaggaaggagaggaagatgaaggagaggaaaagaaaggggaaggagaggaagatgaaggagaagaaaaggaaggggaaggagaggaaaaggaaggagaaggagaggaagatgaaggagaggaaaagaaaggggaaggagaggaaaaggaaggagaaggagaggaagatgaaggagaggaaaagaaaggggaaggAGACGAAGATGaaggggaggaagaggaaggaggggaggtggaagcagaggaagaggaagccAGTCCAACCCCCAGCACTTCTGCTGTTCGTCACAAGCGTCCACTGCCCCATACGTGGAAGAAAAATGTCatcaaagaaaagcgtctgaaggGAGAGAATTACAAGAATACAATGGGACAGGAGAGACCACCAAAGGCCATGGGCCCACCATGCACATCACAGCACTGCTTCAAGTCAACGAAAAGAAGTTGTGAGCTACTGACTGAAGTTGAGAGAAGAGGAATCTTCAACAATTTCTGGTCCATGCCTTCCTGGGAGACACGCAAGGTGTATATCCAGACTGTTGTTGAAAATGTGcccataaaacagaagaaaggtGGTGTTGATTCAAGGAGAACAACATCTCTGCTATACCACCTGCAACTCTCAGATAGATGCATAATACCTGTGTGCAAAAATCTTTTCTGTTCCACACTTGGTATTGCCCTGAGAACCATTGGATCATGGTTAACTGCAGGCATGAAACCCAACACTCATACCGAGCCCAACCCCAAGATCAACAAGACTGGTCCTCATATGCCAATATCAGATGGAGACCAGGCCTTCCTGAAAGAGTGGCTCTCTGGAATACCTACAGTCCCATCCCATTACTGCCGCCAGGTTCCCTCTTATCAGAACAAGAAGTTCCTGGAGCCAGGAACAGTTTTGAGAGAGCTTCACAAGGAATACCAGAATGCTGCCAATGAGAATGGAAAGCGTGCTGTGAGTGAGACATACTTTCGGAAGGTTTTTGGAGAGCAGGATTACTCTGTGTTCATTCCAAAAAAAGACCAATGTGACATCTGTGTAAGCGCCAAGGTAGGAAATACAGATGAGGATGCTCTTGCTACACACTTGAGATTGAAGAGTCAGGCTCAAGCTGAAAAGGCTGCAGACAAAAATGAATCCAGTGACACACTTTCAGTGTGGACAATGGACCTTCAACGCGTTCTTCTTTGCCCCCAGACAAAAGCAAGTACAATGTACTACAAAACTAAATTACAGATGCACAACTTTACCTGCTTCAACATGAACAACAGAGATGGGTACTGTTATGCTTGGGAAGAACATGAAGGCTCCCTCAGCAGTGAGGTTTTTGCACATCTGCAGTCCAACCACTTTGAGTCTGTCCTACAGGCCAACAGAAACATTGAGAAAGTCATTGTCTGGAGTGATGGCTGCGGGTATCAGAACCGGTGTGCTACCATCAGCAACGCCTACCTTTACCTGGCCATGAAGCATGGTGTCAGCATTGAGCAGAAATTTCTAGTTGCAGGCCACACACAGATGGAGTGTGACTCCATGCACAGTCTAATTGAACGGCGCATTGTGCAAGACGTTTACACTCCACGAGATTACGTTGTCATCTTTGAGGCTGCACGCATTAATCCATCCCCATACAGGGTGACTCAACTATACCACAATGACTTCATGAAGTTATCTGGCACCTATGTCACCAATATTCGACCCGGCAATAAAGTTGGGGACCCCACAGTCCATGACCTCCGGGCTTTGCAGTACTTGACTGATGGACGGATCAGGTACAAGCTGGATTTTGAATCTGACTGGGAAGACCTGCCTCGGCGCATCAGCATACCCGACAACAAGCCATTCAAGTGGATCCCACTCTTTCCTGCTCAGTTGCCCATCACCCTGAGGAAATACAGTGACTTACAGTCAATGAAAAATGTACTACCAAGAGTGGCCCACAAGTACTATGATGATCTTCCTCATCAGTAGTATACATAGCCTACCAaatagtacacacacacacacgcacgcacgcacacacacacacacacacacacacgcacacacacacacccgcacacgaagagaaagagagagaagtgagagacaaacacacacagacagatacaaacacacatagacacacgcaCACCTCTTTTATGAGCCTACAGGCCTCCTCTGCAAATTAATGGGTGGGTGAGGTGAAGTGAGTAAGTCTCCTTACTCTAGCTGCCATTTTGTGATTAAAATTGAAAAGTTACAGTGTGTTATGGTTACATTATAGTATGTCATGTTCATTTTATAGTTTGAAGAAAAACTGCCTAAGTCATAGGCATAATCTGCCTAAGTCACTTTTATTAGACAAAAGAAATGATGTtgggttttgttctttttccatACTTTTCCTCACATATACTTAAATGTTCTGTGAAAATATCAATTAAAAATATGCATGTGATATTTAGAAAAttagttttttcttgttttccgaaaacacaaaaaaatgacttAGGCAATTATGCTATCAAGCTAACGATTTATAGTTTGCAGAAGgaaaatattattaaatgtCATAAAAGAACCAATTTAAATAATTTGACCACAAGTTTATTTCACTTGTTGATAACATTTTAAGTCAGTATCAGAGAGTGATGAGATACCATTTGCTAAATGGGGCAAGTGTTAAGAAACTAATGCTGGGATGCTCAAGTCATTTTAGCCCCCTTTTCAGGTTTAGCAGTTCATTTATGTAGCATTCATAAATTGTCAGATAATAGATAAATATGGATAAATAATATTTATCTATctataaatagataaatacaaATCTGACTAAAAATTCAAATTACATTTACAACTCAAAGTCTCAGTGAGGTCTATTAAGCACATTCATTTTCTTCACAAATACTTCTGCTATTAAAAGTgtagcttcataatgattgACATGATCAAGCAACGTATTttaaaatcattattatttttgataAAATTGTGAATACATACTTATGTCCACTTTTGTTCCTTCACTAAACAGGATTTCTCCACATGTCACCACCGCACAGTAGTACGTCCCAGCGTCAGATGAGTTTGTTATAGTTTTGGACAGACTGTAGTCACATCTCCCATCCTCTTTATTTCTGATACTGCCGTGGTAAATGATGCCTGGATGGGATTCTGATGCACCTTTAAACCAGTGCACTTTGTCTTCATCTGGACACTGATCTGTGTCATTTTTGTTCTCAGAGAGGAGTGAACACTGCAGAGTCATTGTATCATCCAGATGGACTGAATTCACATCTGGAGTTtgttttactgtgaaaaatTTATGCTGGATTTTAGGATCTGTGGGAATTAGAAAAAGAAATTGAAATTGTATCCATTGTAGTTGTTTAGGTTTTGACACACCCTTATCAAAGACAACCAAATGAATATACTTTACCATTCACTGCCAAAATTGTGCCATTAATAAAGTTAATATTGAATGATGATCCTGCTTGACAGAAGTATGTTGCTTCATCTTCTTTGCTTACATTTCTTATGTTAAGAGAAAGCACATTACCCACTTTTGTGGCACTGAATCTTGAGTTGCTAATTTGGAACGATATATTGTCAAAACTTCCTTTAGTAACTGTTTGAACCATATatccaaaattcagtttataCCAGTAAAATAACTCTTTATCACTTCCAGAGAGCGCACATGTCAGAGTCACATTATCTCCAAGTTTAACCACAGTTAAAGAGATCTGCTGAGGTACCTCATTCATTTCAGTCACAGCTAAAGGAAAGAGACAAACAGTAACAGTTAGAATGTAGAATATTACAAAGcctaatatatattttgttttatattttttacaatGATACATCTGACAGTGCAGAAGAAGTAAACTCACACAGTGTACTTAGAAGAATCAAAGAAACCAGTCTTCTGATCATTGTGTTACCTCAGCCTTCTCTTGCACAACTGATGCCTTTCCACTCAAAGGAATATTTTGTGACAAGCTGATTATGGTTTACAAAGTCATCATAGTGATTGGCTGATGCAAAAAAATGCACTTCCTGTAAAATTTACCAAACCATTTACAGTGAGTCTAGATGCTAATCATCAAACAATTTTAGGTTGTTCATAATGTcaaatttgtcattttaagcACATGATGCTAAATATGGTTCATGTTTATTTCAACTCCATCAGTATATAAAAGAAAAGTCAAATAGCCTTTAGCTGTAgttgttttttatattaatCTTGTATAATTAAGGTAAACCAATAATTAACTAATAGTTTTATAGAAAGCTTTTTATACTAAAAGCTGGTGATAGAACAAAGAACATTATTCAACACAGTGCTTTTACtaacataaatataaaagtaaatactttactaaaataaagtaataaattgTTATATGTTGgtacatttcatttaaaattgtaATGCAATTCCACATTTTGATTATACTTTACTTCACTCAATCTGCTAGTTTCTCTACACCTTTTAGCTTAGAATTATTACATTTGATTGTTTTGtgaatttaaatatgaaaagctCACTGCCAAAATTGTGCCATTTTTAAATCTCATTCTGAATGATGATCCTGCTTGACAGAAGTATGTTGCTTCATCTTCTTTGCTTACATTTCTTATTGTAAGAGAAAGCACATTACCCACTTTTGTGACACTGAATCTTGAGTTGTTAATTTGACATAATATTTTCTCCAAATTTCCTTCAGCAACTGCTTGAACCATATatccaaaattcagtttataCCAGTAAAACAACCCTGGATCACTTCCAGAGCGCGCACATGTCAGAGTCACATTATCTCCAAGTTTAACCACAGTTAAAGAGATCTGCTGAGGAACCTCACTCATTTCAATCAGAGCTGaagaaaagagacaaacaaTAGCAGTTAgaacacaacagaaaaaaatcattctATAAAGGTATATtaataatgtaatgtaaaatatgacaaagcttcatatattttgttttacGTTGTTTACTATGATAAACTCACACAATGTACTTAAGAGAATCAAAGAAACCAGTCTTCCAACCATTGTGTTACCCGCACAACTGATGTCTTCCCATTCAAAGGAAGAGTTTTTTCATAAGCTGATCAAGGTTTACAAAGTCAAGATCATAGTGACAGGCAGAAGTGCAGAAAAGACACTTTCTGTAAAATTTTTCTAACCATTTACAGTAAATCTAGgctgtttcatttttcattgtataaacctttctgatgatgagtgccatctaaattTTTCAGAAGTCAAtatgccatatgattgcattagcaaaaAATTTAATAATGCTCTATatcaacagttacacactatatagaaccaccctatagaattatatttgttcgcagatgttggcagctatcagcgaatagttatcagctattttgaaacaacaacaaaaagacactttttatccataacaagaactccataacagcaaatgaattgaacagaaaatgcaaatgctatttatggtctcctcacaacaatgataagaaagataaactgggccaatatggcatgtttgttaatacagagatacacatgttaatgtgattcTACTCATCTGGACGTGGCGctttgtgggagaaatgtttcatcactcatccaagtgacttcttcagtctcagctgactgcaggtttccccaaatcttataaacagtacatttgcataatgactgaaaccagcccactgaaggaacaatgggctgggaggtcagttccttaatcataattatgcaaattctcatgaccattgatcaacaaccactgaccaaaacccactgatcaaagaccactgatcaatggccatgagtaccaatACTCCAGAAGGCACAGCTGATGCTGAATGAATAGGTGAGGCAAACAAATTTTACCACcgacatgctaaaatctcaagaggAGCGGATACGACAGAGACTGACAATGCTTTTAGATGAgaatactcttaaaaaggtgtttgactttactgagaaggctcgtctagcacagcacaagaagtctaagaccaggcaacaaaggaagtttgacttacttgttgtacaaatcccgctagtggagctgatcacagaaacagcaatttgtaacaacaatattgcagaagtggaagcagagcaactacggacgaaagtttcagcctgtctcagcaatgcaaagcccccagcatccaacatcaccatggaggagaggaaggc is a genomic window containing:
- the LOC134633993 gene encoding uncharacterized protein LOC134633993; translated protein: MSALIEMSEVPQQISLTVVKLGDNVTLTSVTEMNEVPQQISLTVVKLGDNVTLTCALSGSDKELFYWYKLNFGYMVQTVTKGSFDNISFQISNSRFSATKVGNVLSLNIRNVSKEDEATYFCQAGSSFNINFINGTILAVNDPKIQHKFFTVKQTPDVNSVHLDDTMTLQCSLLSENKNDTDQCPDEDKVHWFKGASESHPGIIYHGSIRNKEDGRCDYSLSKTITNSSDAGTYYCAVVTCGEILFSEGTKVDIRQKWDPVVIVLGMLLALLDVDDVDDEVGVVSSVMGLGGLPGALWGLVVVLLRASFVYVYVSGQVSTSASLGTSEVEKGLAAANMEHHMVTSTVTGYT